Proteins encoded within one genomic window of Cucumis sativus cultivar 9930 chromosome 3, Cucumber_9930_V3, whole genome shotgun sequence:
- the LOC101204639 gene encoding S-type anion channel SLAH4, whose product MASSASEITILQMESPGNGSTGYEENSGASSPGDGDGIFSAVETMLVKFHAGYFRIGMSVGCQTLLWKILAVENDDLLHPMVLIVLWSMGFFLLFCLSVFYLLRCFFHFRLVQCEFLHHVGVNYLFAPWISWFLLLQSAPFLPPRATLYKVLWWIFAIPVVVLDVKIYGQWFTKGRRFLCSVANPTSQLSVIGNLVGAQAAGRMGWKESALCLFSLGIVHYLVLFVTLYQRFSGVDRLPSMLRPVFFLYIAAPSFASLAWESISGAFDAPSKMLFFLSLFLFTALVCRPLLFKRSMKRFTIAWWAFSFPISALAIASIQYHHQVQALPAKILMLLLLTISVFVVVSLVAATVLNSGLLLPDDDPLFNPSTQRNSTLDGSHRQEPLT is encoded by the exons ATGGCATCGTCCGCCTCTGAAATCACCATCCTCCAAATGGAATCGCCTGGAAACGGAAGCACCGGTTACGAAGAAAACAGCGGCGCTTCAAGTCCGGGGGATGGGGATGGGATTTTTTCGGCGGTGGAGACGATGCTTGTGAAATTCCATGCAGGGTATTTCCGAATCGGAATGTCGGTGGGTTGTCAAACGTTGCTATGGAAAATCCTAGCCGTAGAAAATGATGATTTGCTTCATCCCATGGTTCTCATTGTTCTGTGGTCAATgggtttctttcttcttttttgtctcTCTGTTTTTTACCTCTTGAGATGTTTCTTTCACTTCCGGTTGGTCCAATGCGAATTTTTGCATCATGTTGGGGTTAACTACCTTTTTGCCCCTTGGATTTCTTGGTTCCTTTTGCTTCAATCCGCACCCTTTTTGCCCCCTCGAGCCACTCTTTACAAg GTATTGTGGTGGATATTTGCAATCCCAGTAGTGGTGCTGGACGTGAAAATATATGGCCAATGGTTCACAAAAGGAAGGAGATTCCTATGCAGCGTTGCCAATCCCACCAGCCAACTCTCCGTCATCGGAAACTTGGTCGGGGCTCAGGCAGCCGGACGAATGGGGTGGAAGGAGAGTGCATTGTGCTTATTTTCTCTGGGGATCGTTCATTATTTAGTACTGTTTGTGACGCTTTATCAGCGGTTCTCTGGAGTCGACCGGCTTCCTTCCATGCTCCGGCCGGTGTTCTTTCTTTACATAGCAGCTCCAAGCTTCGCGAGCTTGGCTTGGGAATCCATTTCTGGGGCCTTTGATGCACCTTCCAAGAtgctcttttttctctccctttttCTATTCACCGCCCTG GTTTGCAGGCCTTTACTATTCAAGAGGTCAATGAAAAGGTTCACTATAGCATGGTGGGCCTTCTCCTTCCCAATCTCAGCACTTGCTATTGCCTCCATTCAATATCATCACCAAGTTCAAGCTCTCCCAGCCAAAATTCTAATGCTACTTCTTCTTACCATCTCAGTTTTTGTCGTCGTCTCCCTTGTCGCCGCCACTGTACTCAACTCTGGCTTACTCTTGCCCGACGACGACCCACTTTTCAATCCCTCCACTCAACGCAACTCAACTCTGGACGGATCTCATCGTCAAGAAccattaacttaa